A region from the Brassica napus cultivar Da-Ae chromosome C8, Da-Ae, whole genome shotgun sequence genome encodes:
- the LOC106430223 gene encoding ubiquitin carboxyl-terminal hydrolase 2, producing the protein MGKKAKKKSRTPTKENLSKKVSEQPSETGEITEGGSVQAVKEKQACVHFDKGLNLDKLLEKIKSSRQIKCQECKEGVHGKRGAKEKGNKGKHAFSSSAADPKADKKAIWVCLECGAFVCGGVGLPTGAQSHVVRHIRVTRHRLMIQWENPQLRWCFPCQSLLPVEKEDNGEKKDVLLEVVKLMKERSLNSLAPSEAEEESSGSGSITSDIKLQGDVTTSGMGYVVRGLVNLGNTCFFNSIMQNLLSLDQLRDHFLKEDASGIGGTLACSLKKLFAETKPEAGLKSVINPRVFFGSFCVKAPQFRGYDQHDSHELLRCLLDSLSTEESALRKKRGVSDNDEKSTTLIESVFGGETSSIVSCMECGHSSKVYEPFLDLSLPVPFKKTPPKKQPTVSLAKKAKLPPKRVAKHVSKVSKVSKVLPSKALLDPKSPGKGAVVPADPDASSSSFAPVDNGTVSDNKQGSESVTQSDSVFDNFWLDVIGPEPFGDETNVDTEDSVSDKITTTEANQILPGPDNSSNTSTLEGNTERLMQDNDEIIKAETFLDDKDEQATQHDEGTATSGVSTEINQASFIGCDPGLGESSSSVNPWDEEELPLMVADSQVLYMPYKENISYDDKPAVEEGEGEASSSSFVAGDHEPPQDNDFVGLGGLFDEPEVTEGPVVFGPPCNPEASSGGAGFMAFSSESDPEEIDDSDSPVSVERCLAHFTKPEILSDDNAWNCENCSKNLKLQRLKEKRKSKKDESRSSNTSNGWVSENEDVSAMKQDPSDGSSSVKDNGKEAMSSNSANDSESEDESEEDSEKVITVKRDATKRVLVNKAPPVLSIHLKRFSQDLRGRLSKLNGHVAFKEVIDLRQYMDSRCSGEDSPVYRLAGLVEHSGTMRGGHYVAYVRGGQKGKESVWYNISDAHVRQVSLDKVMHSEAYILFYERIFTQD; encoded by the exons ATGGGGAAGAAAGCGAAGAAGAAGTCCCGAACCCCAACTAAGGAGAATCTCTCCAAGAAGGTCTCTGAGCAGCCTAGCGAGACCGGGGAAATAACTGAGGGAGGTTCAGTTCAAGCAGTTAAGGAGAAACAAGCTTGTGTGCATTTCGATAAGGGTCTTAATTTGGATAAACTGTTGGAGAAGATTAAGTCTTCCCGGCAGATTAAGTGTCAAGAATGCAAGGAAGGGGTGCACGGTAAGAGAGGAGCTAAGGAAAAGGGTAATAAGGGGAAACatgctttttcttcttctgctgctgACCCAAAAGCTGACAAGAAGGCTATTTGGGTTTGTTTGGAGTGTGGGGCTTTTGTTTGTGGAGGTGTTGGTTTACCCACTGGAGCGCAGAGTCATGTTGTGAGGCATATCAGAGTGACTCGCCACCGGTTGATGATTCAGTGGGAAAACCCTCAGTTAAGGTGGTGTTTTCCGTGCCAGTCGCTTCTCCCTGTCGAAAAAGAAGACAACGGTGAGAAGAAAGATGTGTTGCTGGAGGTTGTGAAACTGATGAAAGAGCGGTCTTTGAACAGTTTAGCTCCATCTGAGGCTGAAGAGGAGAGCTCAGGAAGTGGCAGTATCACTAGTGACATCAAATTACAAGGTGATGTCACCACCAGTGGTATGGGTTACGTTGTGCGAGGGTTAGTTAACCTTGGGAACACATGTTTCTTTAATTCGATAATGCAGAATCTTCTTTCCTTGGATCAGTTACGCGATCACTTCTTGAAGGAGGATGCGTCTGGTATCGGTGGGACTCTTGCTTGTTCCCTGAAGAAATTATTTGCGGAAACGAAACCAGAAGCAGGCTTAAAGAGTGTGATAAACCCCAGAGTCTTTTTTGGGTCTTTCTGCGTTAAGGCGCCACAGTTTAGAGGATACGACCAGCATGACAGCCACGAGCTGCTACGCTGTTTGCTAGATTCCTTGAGCACCGAAGAATCAGCCTTGAGAAAGAAGCGTGGTGTTTCTGATAACGATGAGAAATCTACTACTCTCATTGAATCTGTGTTTGGAGGCGAAACGTCGAGCATTGTTTCTTGTATGGAGTGCGGTCACTCCTCAAAAGTCTATGAGCCGTTCTTGGATCTTTCTTTACCAGTACCGTTCAAGAAAACACCTCCTAAGAAGCAACCaaccgtttctctagcaaagaAAGCTAAGCTTCCACCAAAGAGAGTCGCTAAGCATGTGTCCAAAGTAAGTAAAGTGTCGAAAGTCCTCCCAAGTAAGGCTCTGTTGGATCCGAAATCTCCGGGAAAAGGTGCGGTTGTCCCAGCTGATCCGGATGCTTCCTCTTCCAGTTTTGCGCCAGTTGATAATGGTACGGTTTCAGATAACAAGCAGGGCTCGGAAAGTGTAACGCAGAGTGATAGTGTTTTTGATAACTTCTGGTTGGATGTTATTGGACCAGAACCCTTTGGAGATGAGACGAATGTGGATACGGAAGATAGTGTCAGTGACAAAATCACAACTACTGAGGCTAATCAAATTCTTCCAGGTCCAGATAATTCTTCCAACACCTCAACTTTGGAAGGTAACACAGAGAGGCTGATGCAAGATAATGACGAGATTATAAAGGCAGAAACCTTCTTGGATGATAAAGATGAACAAGCTACGCAGCATGATGAAGGCACAGCTACAAGCGGTGTTTCTACTGAAATCAATCAAGCTAGTTTCATTGGTTGTGATCCTGGTTTAGGGGAAAGTTCATCCTCGGTGAATCCTTGGGATGAGGAAGAGCTTCCTTTGATGGTTGCAGATTCGCAAGTTCTGTACATGCCGTACAAAGAAAACATATCCTATGATGATAAACCAGCTGTGGAAGAAGGCGAGGGTGAggcatcatcatcttcatttgTGGCTGGTGATCATGAGCCACCACAAGACAATGATTTTGTTGGTTTAGGGGGTTTATTTGATGAGCCTGAGGTTACCGAAGGGCCTGTTGTTTTTGGACCTCCTTGCAATCCTGAAGCTTCTTCGGGAGGAGCTGGTTTTATGGCGTTCAGCAGCGAGTCTGATCCTGAAGAAATAGATGATTCGGATTCGCCGGTGTCTGTAGAGAGGTGCTTGGCTCATTTCACTAAGCCTGAGATTTTGTCTGACGACAACGCTTGGAACTGCGAGAACTGTTCAAAGAACCTGAAGCTCCAACGGTTGAAGGAAAAGAGGAAATCCAAGAAAGATGAATCGAGATCAAGCAACACCAGCAACGGATGGGTGAGTGAAAATGAAGATGTTTCAGCAATGAAGCAAGATCCAAGTGATGGTTCTAGTAGTGTCAAGGATAATGGGAAAGAAGCTATGAGTTCTAACTCAGCTAATGACAGTGAAAGTGAAGATGAAAGCGAAGAAGATTCCGAGAAAGTGATAACAGTGAAAAGAGATGCAACTAAAAGAGTACTTGTGAACAAAGCTCCACCTGTCTTAAGCATACATCTAAAGCGATTCAGCCAAGACCTGCGTGGGAGGCTAAGTAAGTTAAATGGTCATGTTGCTTTCAAAGAAGTCATCGATCTTCGACAGTATATGGACTCAAG GTGTAGTGGAGAAGACTCGCCAGTCTATAGATTGGCTGGACTGGTGGAGCATTCAGGGACGATGAGAGGAGGTCACTATGTGGCGTATGTTAGAGGAGGTCAGAAAGGTAAAGAGAGTGTGTGGTATAACATAAGCGATGCACATGTCCGTCAGGTTTCGTTGGACAAGGTTATGCATTCAGAAGCGTATATCTTGTTCTACGAACGGATCTTCACACAAGACTAA
- the LOC106430195 gene encoding high mobility group B protein 15 isoform X2, with protein sequence MGSSSCLKQGQVPMDNVHITPEATYEAVVADSKLFMGSLERLHSQLSTKFMVPIIGGKDLDLHKLFIEVTSRGGIIKIIHERRWKEVTSKFDFPATATNASFVMRKYYFSLLNNYEQIYFFRTNSQMPPDSLQNQSTVVGLGTIRPPQELQAPQPRIDFGGSLTGPNVTGVIDGKFEDGYLVTVTMGTKQLRGVLYELLPQQGHCSFPNTNVNLQGVTTKRRRRRKKSEIKRRDPAHPKPNRNGYNFFFSDQHARLKPLNPGKDREISRMIGELWNKLNEQERLVYQGKAMEDKERYLIEMEEYREKLRTGQLMISNAVPLQQRVPEQTAEADLVIEEEQEGDSSDCSGESEPRDDPELDDGPALNHLGLNLNSNRTAIVVGDVVMETCPSKKPEEPSVVVAAEQK encoded by the exons ATGGGATCAAGCTCTTGTCTTAAGCAAGGTCAAGTGCCAATGGACAATGTTCACATTACACCCGAAGCAACCTATGAAGCTGTGGTTGCAGACTCTAAACTGTTCATGGGTTCCTTGGAGAGGCTACACTCTCAATTGAGTACTAAATTCAT GGTTCCGATTATAGGAGGGAAAGATTTGGACTTGCACAAGCTTTTCATTGAGGTAACCTCTCGTGGTGGAATCATTAAG ATAATTCATGAAAGGAGATGGAAAGAAGTAACATCTAAGTTTGACTTCCCTGCAACAGCAACAAACGCATCATTTGTCATGCGCAAATACTACTTCTCCCTGCTTAACAACTATGAGCAGATCTATTTCTTCAGAACTAATAGCCAGATGCCTCCAG ACTCTCTCCAGAACCAATCCACTGTGGTGGGACTTGGAACCATAAGACCTCCACAAGAACTTCAAGCTCCACAACCAAGGATTGATTTTGGAG GATCTTTAACTGGTCCAAACGTGACTGGAGTGATCGATGGAAAATTCGAAGACGGTTACCTTGTAACTGTGACAATGGGAACAAAGCAGCTTAGAGGAGTTCTCTACGAGCTTCTTCCTCAACAGGGTCATTGTAGCTTTCCCAACACTAATGTCAACCTTCAGGGGGTTACTACAAAGCGTcgaaggagaagaaagaagtCAGAGATCAAGAGACGCGACCCTGCTCATCCCAAACCCAACAGAAACGGttataacttcttcttctcagATCAGCACGCTAGGCTAAAGCCTCTTAACCCTGGCAAGGACAGAGAGATCAGCAGGATGATTGGTGAGCTCTGGAACAAGCTTAATGAGCAAGAGAGATTGGTTTACCAAGGGAAGGCGATGGAGGACAAGGAGAGGTATCTGATTGAGATGGAAGAGTATAGAGAGAAGCTTAGGACAGGACAGCTGATGATAAGTAACGCTGTTCCATTGCAGCAGAGGGTTCCAGAGCAGACCGCTGAAGCTGATCTTGTAatagaagaagagcaagaaggCGATTCAAGCGATTGCTCAGGAGAAAGCGAGCCACGTGATGATCCTGAACTGGACGACGGGCCAGCTCTGAATCATTTAGGTCTAAACCTTAACTCTAATAGGACTGCTATAGTGGTGGGCGATGTTGTGATGGAAACATGTCCGAGTAAGAAACCTGAAGAGCCGAGTGTGGTGGTGGCTGCTGAGCAGAAGTGA
- the LOC106430195 gene encoding high mobility group B protein 15 isoform X1 encodes MVSKGMGSSSCLKQGQVPMDNVHITPEATYEAVVADSKLFMGSLERLHSQLSTKFMVPIIGGKDLDLHKLFIEVTSRGGIIKIIHERRWKEVTSKFDFPATATNASFVMRKYYFSLLNNYEQIYFFRTNSQMPPDSLQNQSTVVGLGTIRPPQELQAPQPRIDFGGSLTGPNVTGVIDGKFEDGYLVTVTMGTKQLRGVLYELLPQQGHCSFPNTNVNLQGVTTKRRRRRKKSEIKRRDPAHPKPNRNGYNFFFSDQHARLKPLNPGKDREISRMIGELWNKLNEQERLVYQGKAMEDKERYLIEMEEYREKLRTGQLMISNAVPLQQRVPEQTAEADLVIEEEQEGDSSDCSGESEPRDDPELDDGPALNHLGLNLNSNRTAIVVGDVVMETCPSKKPEEPSVVVAAEQK; translated from the exons ATGGTCAGCAAAG GAATGGGATCAAGCTCTTGTCTTAAGCAAGGTCAAGTGCCAATGGACAATGTTCACATTACACCCGAAGCAACCTATGAAGCTGTGGTTGCAGACTCTAAACTGTTCATGGGTTCCTTGGAGAGGCTACACTCTCAATTGAGTACTAAATTCAT GGTTCCGATTATAGGAGGGAAAGATTTGGACTTGCACAAGCTTTTCATTGAGGTAACCTCTCGTGGTGGAATCATTAAG ATAATTCATGAAAGGAGATGGAAAGAAGTAACATCTAAGTTTGACTTCCCTGCAACAGCAACAAACGCATCATTTGTCATGCGCAAATACTACTTCTCCCTGCTTAACAACTATGAGCAGATCTATTTCTTCAGAACTAATAGCCAGATGCCTCCAG ACTCTCTCCAGAACCAATCCACTGTGGTGGGACTTGGAACCATAAGACCTCCACAAGAACTTCAAGCTCCACAACCAAGGATTGATTTTGGAG GATCTTTAACTGGTCCAAACGTGACTGGAGTGATCGATGGAAAATTCGAAGACGGTTACCTTGTAACTGTGACAATGGGAACAAAGCAGCTTAGAGGAGTTCTCTACGAGCTTCTTCCTCAACAGGGTCATTGTAGCTTTCCCAACACTAATGTCAACCTTCAGGGGGTTACTACAAAGCGTcgaaggagaagaaagaagtCAGAGATCAAGAGACGCGACCCTGCTCATCCCAAACCCAACAGAAACGGttataacttcttcttctcagATCAGCACGCTAGGCTAAAGCCTCTTAACCCTGGCAAGGACAGAGAGATCAGCAGGATGATTGGTGAGCTCTGGAACAAGCTTAATGAGCAAGAGAGATTGGTTTACCAAGGGAAGGCGATGGAGGACAAGGAGAGGTATCTGATTGAGATGGAAGAGTATAGAGAGAAGCTTAGGACAGGACAGCTGATGATAAGTAACGCTGTTCCATTGCAGCAGAGGGTTCCAGAGCAGACCGCTGAAGCTGATCTTGTAatagaagaagagcaagaaggCGATTCAAGCGATTGCTCAGGAGAAAGCGAGCCACGTGATGATCCTGAACTGGACGACGGGCCAGCTCTGAATCATTTAGGTCTAAACCTTAACTCTAATAGGACTGCTATAGTGGTGGGCGATGTTGTGATGGAAACATGTCCGAGTAAGAAACCTGAAGAGCCGAGTGTGGTGGTGGCTGCTGAGCAGAAGTGA